CCTGCTCGTCGGCGCCCTGCTCGGCGCGGTCAGCGCGCTGCGCGTACCGGTCGCCCGGCAACTGATCACGGTGTACGTGGAGGTGTTCCGCAACACCCCGCTCCTGGTGCAGATCTTCTTCCTCTACTTCGCGCTGCCCGAGACCGGGCTGCGGCTCGGCGGCTTCACCGTCGGCTGGCTGTCGCTGCTCCTGTGGGGCGGCGCCTACAACACGGAGAACTTCCGCGCCGGATTCGAGGCCGTCGAAGGCGGTTACGTCGAAGCCTGCCGAGCCCTCGGCTTCCCCCGCCTGGCCGCCTTCCGGCACACCAGCCTCCCCCTCGGCTCACGCATCGCGCTGCCGTCGGTCACCAACACCCTCATATCCGTCTTCAAGAACTCGTCGTTCATGGTCGCGATCAGCTACCCGGAACTCACCGAGACCGCGGTCGACATCGTCGCCGTCAGCTTCCGGGTGTTCGAGATGTTCCTCGCGATCGGCGCCGTCTACCTGGCACTGGTCTGGCTGATGTCGCTCGGCGCCGGAGCCGTCGAGCGCCGCTTCGCGATTCCGGGAGGACACTGATGGCCCCATGGGTCGGCCCCGTCGCGAGCTACCTCGCCGGCGGCCTGCGAGAAACCGCCCTGCTGGCCCTGGTCAGCATCGCCGCCAGCCTCGTCGCAGGAACTCTGCTCGGCACCGTACTCACCCTGCCCGGCAGAGGAATCCGGGCGGTGGTCCGCGCCTACGTCGAGGTCTGGCGGGGCCTGCCGATCATCATCATCCTGTTCTTCATCTTCTTCGTCCTGCCCATCATCGGCATACGGGTGGACACCTTCACCGCCGCCGCCATCGGACTGTCCCTGTGGGGCAGCGCCAACATGGCCGAAGTGGTCCGCGGCGCCGTCCAGTCGGTGCCCCGGGGGCAGGCCGAGGCCGCCGCGGCACTCGGCTTCTCCTGGACCGGACGGATGCGGCACGTCCTCCTTCCCCAGGCCGCGCGGCGAGCACTGCCCCCGCTGATCGGGCTCGTCGTCAACCTCACCCAGCAGACCTCGCTGGCCGCCGTCATCGGACTGCTCGACGTCCTCGAAGCGGCACAACGGTCCATCGAACGGCTCACCCTCTCCGGCGGCTCCTCCCACGCGGTACCGATCCTCGGTGCCGTACTCGCCGTCTTCTTCGTCATCTGCCTGCCGCTGACGATGCTGTCCCGCTGGTACGAGCGCAGGCTCCACTGACGCGTCCGGCGCGCCGTGCGACTCCAGGGCGGCAGCGCCCTCGGTACCGACACCGACATGGGAAAAGGGGGCACCGGCGATCATGACCGTCCCGCGCCACACCCTGCTGAACGCCGCCTACGACCATCTGCGGGCCGCCATCCTCGACGGCTCCCTCGCCCCGGGCGCCCGCGTCACCGTCCGGCCCCTGACCGAACGGCTCGGCCTGAGCCCCACCCCCATCAAGGCCGCCCTCGCCGCGCTCGAACGCGAGGGCTTCCTCATCGCCATCCCGCACCGCGGCTACTTCGTCCCCGAAGTCAGCACCGATGACCTGCTGGAGCTGTACGAGCTGCGGGAGGCCGTCGACGGGATCGCCGCGCGCCGGACGGCGGCCTCGCCCGACCACGACCGGATCGCCACCCGGCTGCACCGGCTGCTCGCCGAGCAGCGCGAGGCCATCGAGGCGGACGACCTGCACGCCTACGGGGAACTGGACCTCGCGTTCCACAGCCTCATCTGGGAAGGTTCGAGCAGCCGGCGGCTCATCCCCATCGCGGAGAACCTCATCGCCCAGGTGCGCCTGGGCAACCGTCTCTCCGCGCGGGCGCCCGGCCGATTACCGGTCGCTCTCGACGAGCACGAGGCCGTTCTCGAAGCGATCCGCAGGGGCGACCCGCGCGCCGCGGAGCGCCATATCCGCCGTCACGTCCGTGCGGCCGGCCAGGCGCTGCGGTGCTATCTCGGGGTACCGGGCGCGGCGGAGCAGCCGCGGTAGCCATGGGGCCACGCCAGGGCTGCGTGGTCGGACCCGTGCTGCCGCGCGCGGCGACGGCGGGCGCGAAGGGCGGCGCCGCGGAACGCGGCACCGCCCTCCGTGGTACGCCGTGCGGGGATCAGAACACGAACGGACCCGGGTCCTGGGCCGTGGTGGCGTTGCAGGTCGCCGTGATGCCGATGACGGTGACCTTCAGGGTCTTCGCCTCCAGGCTGTCGCCCGCGGCGACGGTGCCGGTCAGGGGGCCGGAGTCGACACCGCTGCCCGCCGGGATGTCGGGGTTGGACTTGCCGGTGAACGTGACCGAGTCGGAGCCGTTCCTGGTGAGGGTGAGCGTGGACGAGGCGGAGCCCGCCGGGACGTCGAACGGCGCCTTCACGGCGTCCGTGGCGATGTCGATGGTGGCGGAGGTGCCGTCCTGGGTGGCGGTGAGGGTCGCCGTTCCCGAGCCGAAGCTGCCGCAGTCGAAGCCGATGGTGGCCGACTCCGGGGCCACGGCGCCCGCGACGGGGGCGAAGGTGAGGCCGGCGGCCGCCACGCCGGCGGCCAGTGCGGTGCTGATTCCAAGCGAGCGGAGTTTCACGGTTTTCCTGCTCTCCTGTGGGGGGTTGTGGGGGGTCGCACATCCCGCCACTGACGCCCGGCAACGGGCAACTCGTGTGCAGCATGGGGGAGTTGCGGGCCGTTGCGCCGCCAGTGGCGTGAGGCGCTGCCCATTGAGGCACGCACCGGTGGCCAGGGCAAGACCGCGGACCCGCTTTGTTGACATGCGCGAGACAAATTCAGCCGTCTTCCGTCCGCCGGCGTGCTCGCCGGTCCGCCCCGGAGACACCGGCCGGCGTGCGCCCTCCGCGGCACCGGATGCGGCCCGCTCCGGGATCCGCGCGGCGGAGCGAGGCACGCTCACCGGGCCCTCAGAGGCCCGTTTCCACCTGCCGGAAGACGGGCATCGATGTCTCGGCCCCGCGCCCCGGGGCCCACGCCCACACCCTTGTCCGTGCCTTAGGGGTCCTTGCACTATGAGCGTCCGATAGGTCGCGTGGTCTGGTGCCGTGCATCGCAAGGCGCCGGAGAGTCCTCGATGGGGGTCCCCCCCCCGCTCGAGCGAAGCCGAGAGTGGGGGAGGAGCTACCAGGGCTTTCCGGCAACGCGGCGAGGTGCGGAGCCAGGCCGCGCGACCCGGGCGGGCACAGTGCAAGGACCCCTCAGGGCCCGAGCCCACGCCCCAGGGGCCCTACCGCCTCAGGGGGCCCTGCCCCGCAGCCCCGTGAGGGCGCCCCGCCCCGGCCCGGCGCCCGACATCCAGCAACCTGACCCAGAGCTCGACCCAGTGAAGGGACGACCTCGCCGACGTTGTCCTATGCAGCGATCGAGTCGCGTCTCCCACTTGGCGGTCGAGTCGTCGTGGGGCCCCGGGCGGCCATGTCCCTTAAGCCATCAAGCGGCTCCACCATGACAGCCATGCCCAGGGCCCCTGGGCCCCACCGATCTTACGAATGACCAGTTCAGACCCACATCAAGAGATAGGACACCCATGACGTTCTCCCTCGGCATCGTCGGCGCCGGGCAGTTCAGCGGGCACTTCGCGCAGCTCTTCCAGGCCCACCCGGGCGTCGGCGAGGTGTACGTCACCGATCTCCTGCCGGAGCGCGCCGAACGGCTCGTCGCGGACAAGGGCCTGGCCGGGACCTTCGACACCTACGAGGCGATGCTGGCCGCGCGGCAGCTGGACGCGGTCGCGATCTTCACCCAGCGCTGGACCCACGGTCCGCTGGTCCTGGCGGCCCTGGAGGCCGGCAAGCACGTCTACTCGGCGGTGCCGATGGGCGTCAGCCGCGCCGAGATCACCGCCATCGTCGACGCCGTGCGCAGCACGGGCCTGACCTACATGATGGGCGAGACCAGCCAGTACAACCCGGCGACCGTGCACGCCCGCAACCAGATCGCCTCGGGCGCCTTCGGCCGCCTCTTCTACGCAGAGGGCGACTACGTGCACGACATGGACCTCGGGTTCTACGCCGCCTACCAGTACAGCGGCGGGGTCAACTGGAAGGCGACCGCCAGCTATCCGCCGCTGATGTACCCCACCCACTCCATCGGCGGGATACTCGGCGCCTGGGACACCCACGCGGTGAGCGTCTCCGCCATCGGGGTGCGCGACGAACGCGGCGACGGGGTCTTCGACAAGGAGGTCAGCCAGTTCGGCAACGACCTCTCGAACGCCACCGCCCTCTTCGAGACGGCCGGCGGCGGCTCCTTCCGCACCAACGAGTTCCGCCGTGTCGGATACCCCTCGCACATCAAGGAGTCGCGCTTCCGGTTCTTCGGCACGGAGGCCAGCATGGAGCAGCTCGCGACGGTGAGCCTCTGGCAGGACAAGAAGGGGGTCACCGACATCACCGAGCAGCTGCGGCCCAAGCCCACGCTGCCGCCGGACGACCCGTCGCTGGAGCACATCGACCCGTCGCTGCGGGCCGCCTTCACCTCGGGTTCCGCGCCCGTGCACGACCGCGGCCGGCTGCCGCGCGCGTTCGACCTGCTGCCCAGCGGCCACGAGGGCAGCCACCACTTCCTCGCGGACGACTTCGTGACCGCCGTGGGCACCCGCACCCTGCCGCCCGTGAACGCGTGGGTCGCCGCCCGCTACACCCTGCCGGGCATCGTCGCGCACGAGTCCGCCCAGCAGCACGGTGCCCGGCTGCCGATCGACGACCTCGGCGACGCCCCCGGGGCCTCGCCCGCATGACGGGCGACCGCGGACCGGGGCCCGGGCGTCAGCCCTGCCGCCGCAGCGCCCGCATTTGCTCTTCGAGGGGTCCGAGTCCCACGTCGTGGCGGCGCTCGTCGAGCGTCCCCGGGCTGCGGATCTCGTACGGACGCAGGGTGGCGGGGTCGACACGGGTGCCGTAGAACTGCGGCTGGCCCAGCTCCACCGCGCAGTGGTCGGCGATGAAGGCGTGGTGCACTGCGGGGCAGGCGCCGTCCGCCGCGGCCTCGGCAATCAGGTCGCGGCAGGAGAGCTGGAAGGAGAGGTCCGCGGTGTGCAGCAGGATCATCAGCCCCGCCGTCGACGCCTCCTCGCCGAGGGTGCACGCGGTGGGCCAGCCGTGCCGCCGGACGATGGCCTTCAGCGCTTCGCCGTTCTCGCGCCGGCACGCGGCCACGCGGCGCCGCCCGAGGTCCGTCCGGGGCGCGGCCCCCGCCTCGGACGTCAGCAGGCGGTCCTCGTCCGCCCTGCGGATCAGCTCGGCCGCGAGATCGGCCGCGAGGGCGGGGACCAGTTTCCTCCGCCCTCCGCCGGCCACCGCCGTGTCGCTCACCCCCGGCCCTCGACGCAGAGCGTGAACCACACCTTCTTACCGGTAGTGCCCGGGTCGGGCGGCACCGTGCCCCAGTCGTCGACGAGCGCGGCCACGATGGACAGCCCGCGTCCGGACTCGGCCGCCGCGTCGGGCGTCCGCAGCCGCGGCTGCAACGGGGAGGAGTCCGCGACGGTCACCCGCAGCTCGCGGTCGGTGCACTCCAGGGTGAGGGTGACGACGTCCCGGGGATTGCTGCTCGCGTGCCTCACCGCGTTGGCGAACAGCTCCGCCGTCGCCAGGACGGCGTTGTCCACGAGCTCGGACAGCCGCCAGAGGTTGAGGTGCGCGGTGACCATGCGCCGTACCCCAGAGGCGTGCGAGGGGTGGGCGGGGACGGCGGTCTGGAAGAGCAGCGGCCTGCTCAGCGGAATCAAGGCCGCCTCACCACGCAGTCCCGGCCGGTCCGGGTGCGCTGCGCCGACCGCTGGCCGCGGTCGGCCGGTGGGGGAGAGGGCCTGTGGCGAGGCGCTCCCGATGCCGTCATGGATCGTCCTTCTCTGCGTGCAGCACAAGTGGGGGACAGTCCCTGTCGCCGGACCCTCGCCGTTCGCGCGGTGGACGGGAGTGGGACGGCAGGACCTGGAGAGCCGCAGGGGCTGTACGGGCAGCAAACAGGTTCGGACGGTACGGGGGCCAGGTGGTGCGGGGGTTGTCCGGTTGGTGGGGCGTAGTGGCGGCGTCCTGCGGGGTGTCGCGAACCGGCCGGAATCTACGCCGTATGTTTCGATGATGGGATGAATCTGAGCGAGGGCCGGGCCCCCGAGCGCCCGCGAGGGCTCGGCCCGGAGCTGGGCATCCGGGGGAAGCGGGTGGTGGTCACCGGTGGCGGCCGGGGACTCGGTGAGCAGATCGTACGGCTCCTGGTGGCCGAGGGCGCCTCGGTGGCCACCTGCGCCCGCACGCCGGAGGACCTGTCGGCGCTCGCCGCGTCGCTGGACCCGGGGGAGCGGCGGCAGTTGTACACGCAGCCGCTGGACGTCACCGAGCCCGACCTGCTGGAGAGCTTCGTGGCTGCTGCGCAGAAACGATTTGACGGGTTGGACGGTGCCGTGGCCTGCGCGGGCGGCGCGAGGGGCCGCGGCCTGGAGCGGTCCGACCCCGCCGACTGGGCATCGACCTGGGCGGTGAACGTCGGTCACACCGTCCGCCTGATCCGCGCGGCCGTGCCGTACCTGCGCGCGTCCGGAGGCGGGTCCGTGGTGGTGATCGCCTCGATCTCCGGCTGGAAGCCGGCGCCGGGCGCCCAGTACGGGACGGCGAAGGCGGCTCAGATCCACCTGGCCGCCTCGCTGGCCCGCGAGCTCGGCCCCGATGGCATCCGCGTGAACACCGTGTCCCCGGGCTCGATGCTGATCCCCGGCCGGCGCTGGGACCGGATGCGCACCGAGCAGCCGGAGGCCTTCGGCGCCTTCGTGTCGGCGCAGCTTCCGGCCGGCCGGCCGGTCACGCCCCAGGAGGTGGCGCGGGTGGTGGCCTTCCTGCTGTCCGACTGGTCCAGCGGCATCTCCGGGGCCCATGTCCCCGTCGACCGCGCGCAGAACGCGCCGACGCCCGACGGCTACTAGGTCGTGTCCGGCGGATCTTCGTGGATCAGCCTGCGGCGTCTGGTGCCGTGCATCGCAAGGCGGAGGATCGTCCTCGTACGGGGCGTACTCGGATGACTCCGACAACGCGGCGAGGTGCGGTGCTGGGGGCACTCCCCCACTGCCCTGAACGGGCGTGGGAGGTATCCCCACCCACGCCCTTCAGGCAGTGGGGGAGTCGCGGGCCCACGAAGATCCGCCGGACACGGCCTAGGGCCAATGCCGTT
The nucleotide sequence above comes from Streptomyces sp. TS71-3. Encoded proteins:
- a CDS encoding ATP-binding protein, which codes for MIPLSRPLLFQTAVPAHPSHASGVRRMVTAHLNLWRLSELVDNAVLATAELFANAVRHASSNPRDVVTLTLECTDRELRVTVADSSPLQPRLRTPDAAAESGRGLSIVAALVDDWGTVPPDPGTTGKKVWFTLCVEGRG
- a CDS encoding amino acid ABC transporter permease, giving the protein MAPWVGPVASYLAGGLRETALLALVSIAASLVAGTLLGTVLTLPGRGIRAVVRAYVEVWRGLPIIIILFFIFFVLPIIGIRVDTFTAAAIGLSLWGSANMAEVVRGAVQSVPRGQAEAAAALGFSWTGRMRHVLLPQAARRALPPLIGLVVNLTQQTSLAAVIGLLDVLEAAQRSIERLTLSGGSSHAVPILGAVLAVFFVICLPLTMLSRWYERRLH
- a CDS encoding Gfo/Idh/MocA family protein, which gives rise to MTFSLGIVGAGQFSGHFAQLFQAHPGVGEVYVTDLLPERAERLVADKGLAGTFDTYEAMLAARQLDAVAIFTQRWTHGPLVLAALEAGKHVYSAVPMGVSRAEITAIVDAVRSTGLTYMMGETSQYNPATVHARNQIASGAFGRLFYAEGDYVHDMDLGFYAAYQYSGGVNWKATASYPPLMYPTHSIGGILGAWDTHAVSVSAIGVRDERGDGVFDKEVSQFGNDLSNATALFETAGGGSFRTNEFRRVGYPSHIKESRFRFFGTEASMEQLATVSLWQDKKGVTDITEQLRPKPTLPPDDPSLEHIDPSLRAAFTSGSAPVHDRGRLPRAFDLLPSGHEGSHHFLADDFVTAVGTRTLPPVNAWVAARYTLPGIVAHESAQQHGARLPIDDLGDAPGASPA
- a CDS encoding amino acid ABC transporter permease; this encodes MTDASGYHFEVGFLAHHLGDLGAGLLRTLAISAIGMAGALLVGALLGAVSALRVPVARQLITVYVEVFRNTPLLVQIFFLYFALPETGLRLGGFTVGWLSLLLWGGAYNTENFRAGFEAVEGGYVEACRALGFPRLAAFRHTSLPLGSRIALPSVTNTLISVFKNSSFMVAISYPELTETAVDIVAVSFRVFEMFLAIGAVYLALVWLMSLGAGAVERRFAIPGGH
- a CDS encoding SDR family NAD(P)-dependent oxidoreductase, which encodes MNLSEGRAPERPRGLGPELGIRGKRVVVTGGGRGLGEQIVRLLVAEGASVATCARTPEDLSALAASLDPGERRQLYTQPLDVTEPDLLESFVAAAQKRFDGLDGAVACAGGARGRGLERSDPADWASTWAVNVGHTVRLIRAAVPYLRASGGGSVVVIASISGWKPAPGAQYGTAKAAQIHLAASLARELGPDGIRVNTVSPGSMLIPGRRWDRMRTEQPEAFGAFVSAQLPAGRPVTPQEVARVVAFLLSDWSSGISGAHVPVDRAQNAPTPDGY
- a CDS encoding GntR family transcriptional regulator; this translates as MTVPRHTLLNAAYDHLRAAILDGSLAPGARVTVRPLTERLGLSPTPIKAALAALEREGFLIAIPHRGYFVPEVSTDDLLELYELREAVDGIAARRTAASPDHDRIATRLHRLLAEQREAIEADDLHAYGELDLAFHSLIWEGSSSRRLIPIAENLIAQVRLGNRLSARAPGRLPVALDEHEAVLEAIRRGDPRAAERHIRRHVRAAGQALRCYLGVPGAAEQPR
- a CDS encoding DUF6624 domain-containing protein, which produces MVPALAADLAAELIRRADEDRLLTSEAGAAPRTDLGRRRVAACRRENGEALKAIVRRHGWPTACTLGEEASTAGLMILLHTADLSFQLSCRDLIAEAAADGACPAVHHAFIADHCAVELGQPQFYGTRVDPATLRPYEIRSPGTLDERRHDVGLGPLEEQMRALRRQG